DNA from Marinagarivorans cellulosilyticus:
ATTTGCTTGTTATAAACACGTAAACCCTCAATTTGTTTGTTCTCTTGCTTAAACTGAACAATCAGGTCGCTGGTTTGATCTTGTAATTTGTTAATGCGGACTTGTGATGCACGAGCGGCATCAACTTTTGATTGTCCTACTGACAAAATACTATTTAAGGTTTGATCTGCCTGTGCGGCGCCAGCCAGAAGCGCTCCGGCTGAAATCACTGTGGACAGGGCCACAGCTTTCATTCGCTGCTTTTTCATATTCCCCCCAATCGGGCGCATGCATGATTTGAAATGTTGCTACAGAGTTCGCCTGCTTACTTTTTAAGAACAAGACAGGCAAATTTCCACTGAGCTGAAAATCGTGAAGTCGACTTGGCAACAACTAAGCGTCGGGCATTTTAAAAGGAGGTAAGAGCTTTATTCAACGGGTTTATGGCTTGTCTCGCCTGCACAAGCAATAGGTTAACCTTTCGTAACACTTTAAAAGCCAAGGGTAACACTTTGGTAACAACCCAGAAGTTTAAATATCCAAAACCGCCGCAATGCACGCACTGACAACTTATTTTTTATCCCAGCATTCGAAAGTATAGTCATACGGATTACGTTCATCAGATTTATATTTCGTTTTAGAAGTACACATCCAATCGTTTTCGTTATAGGGCGGAAAAAAAGCATCGCCCTCAAGTACAGCATCAACACGCGTTAAATACATACGCGATACAAGAGGCAGCATTGCTTGATAAATTTGTGCGCCGCCAATGCAAACAATCTCTTGTGCCGCCATAGTGCTAGCGGCATCTTGAGCAATTTCGATAGCAGCGTTTAAATCTGTTGCCACCGCAACGCCCTCAGCACCCCAACTGTTGCTACGTGTTACGACAATATTTTTACGCCCAGGCAGCGGCCGACCAATGGATTCAAATGTTTTTCGCCCCATAATAATGGGCTTAGCCGTAGTGGTCTTTTTAAAGTGTTTTAAGTCTTCAGGTAAATGCCAAGGTAAGGCATTATTCTGGCCAATGCAGCGATTGCTAGCCATCGCCACCATCAATGCAATAGGAACCATACAGTCTCTCTTTTTTACACCGCAATAGGGGCAGATATAGCAGGGTGGCACTCGTAATTTTGAAGCTCAAAATCTTCAAACTTAAAAGCAAAAATATCACGCACATCGGGATTTATTTTCATGTTAGGCAAGGCAAAAGGTTCCCGACTTAACTGTAAATCCACTTGCTCTAGATGATTTAAATACAAGTGCGCATCACCGAATGTGTGGACAAAATCACCAACAACCAAGTTTGTTACCTGCGCTACCATCATTGTTAACAAAGCGTAAGAGGCGATATTAAAAGGTACGCCCAATAGAATATCCGCACTGCGTTGGTACAGCTGGCACGATAACTTGCCATCTAGTACATAGAACTGAAACAGCGTATGGCAAGGCGGCAAGGCCATCTTGCCTTCAGCTGCATTCTCGCTCGGCTTTTGGCCCTCGTCCGGTAAAAAAGTCGGGTTCCAAGCGGATACAATTAAACGCCTTGAGTCAGGCTTTGTTTTTATTTGCTCTATGACCTGTGCAATTTGATCTATCGCACCACCATCAATCGTAGGCCAGCTGCGCCACTGGGCACCATAAACCGGCCCCAAGTTGCCAGACTCATCTGCCCACTCATCCCAAATTCGCACGCCATTTTCTTTCAGGTAGGCAATATTGGTATCGCCGCGTAAAAACCACAGTAATTCATGAATAATCGACCTTAAATGACACTTCTTAGTCGTTACCAACGGGAAACCTTTAGCCAAGTCAAAACGCATTTGGTAGCCAAATACGCTTTTCGTCCCAGTACCGGTTCTATCCGACTTTACAACGCCAGTATCACGCACATGGCGCATTAGCTCTAAATACTGCTGCATGACTTAACCCTTCTCTGCCGAGGCTTGCTCGCTATCTAATTCTTTGCCTGGACCGTACTTTTGTCGCTTCATCGCCCAAATAAACACGCCACCACCAATCAACAACATCGGGATGCACAGTATTTGGCCTCGCGTCATCCAGCCAAACAGTAAAAAAGTAATATGCGCATCGGGCTGGCGAACAAACTCCACACCAAAACGTACGCAGCCGTATAAAAGTACAAAGAGCGCACTGACAGCCGCGCGCGGACGAGGCTTTCTTGAGAACCAAAACAAAATAGCAAACAACACCGCGCCCTCAAAAAACATCTGATAAAGCTGTGATGGGTGCCGAGCCAGTTGCTCTGGGTCTTTGGGGAAGACCATAGCCCAAGGCAAATCGGTTGCCCGGCCATAAAGCTCTCCACCAATAAAGTTACCCAAACGGCCAAGGCCTAGCGCGATTGGCACAAAAGGCGCGAAGAAGTCGATAACATCGAAAAAGTTTTGATTCACTTTACGGCAATACATCAAGGTGGCTGTGATCACCCCCAGCAAGCCGCCATGGAACGACATGCCGCCATCCCAAACGCGGAAAATCATCGCTGGGTCCGCCATAAATTCAGAAAACTGGTAAAAAATGACATAACCAACGCGAGCGCCCAGTACCACCCCCATAGCCACGTAAAACAGAAGATCATCCATTTGACGGGCGTGCACAACGTAATGCGGTTTGCGCGAACGGTACATCCCCAAGGCCCAGCAAGCAGCAAAACCAAATAAATACATCAATCCATACCAATGCACCTGCAATGGACCAAACGTATTACCAAAAACAGTAAGCGATTCAAAAACCGTAAAGGCTACTGGATCAAATTCTGGATAAGTGAGCATATAGCATCCCTATAGGATCGAGTTTTAATCGAGAATGTGCAAAATCGTACCTGCAGAAGGCGCACAAAGATGAGGCATCATAGAGGATAAGACATTGAGAAAAAAGTGAGTTAAGCGCGAGTTAAGAACGCCCCTCAGCGCTCAACAGGAATCGCAGGCTTGAGCATCCGGCTTAAACCGGCTTCCTTGAAAGCCGCTTCCATAGTCGCGTAGACCGACTCGGTATCCGGAAGCGCCAAGACCGTGGTCATCAGTTCACGCGCATCGGTTAAGCTAATACTGCGAATCACCGACTTCACTTTCAGCAAGTTGGTTGCACTCATCGAAAGCACATCAAAACCCATTGCCATTAACAGCAAGGCTGCCGTCGGATCTCCGGCCAGCTCGCCACAAATACTGACCGGCTTGCCTTCGCTATGGGAGGCATCAACAACATCTTTTAGCGCCCGCAATACCGCAGGGTGCAGCGAACGGTACAAATCCGCTACCCGAGTGTTGTTGCGATCGACCGCTAAAATGTACTGCGTTAAGTCGTTACTCCCAACCGATAAAAAGTCGCTACGAGCCGCTAACTCTTTTGCCTGATAAACAGCAGAAGGCACTTCAATCATCACGCCAATCGGCGGCATGTCGATGAGATAACCCTCTTCCATAAGCTCTTCGTAGGCGCGCACAATCAACATTTGTGCAATTTCTAACTCGGGGATTGCGGAAATCATGGGCAATAATATGCGAAGGTTATTCAGCCCTTCGCTGGCTTTTAACATCGCGCGCACTTGCACCAAGAAAATTTCTGGATGATCCAGCGTCACGCGAATACCGCGCCAGCCTAAAAACGGGTTTTCTTCCTCGATGGGAAAGTAAGGCAAAGCCTTATCGCCACCAATATCAAGCGTGCGCATGGTTACGGGATGCGGGAAAAACGCCTCGAGTTGCTCGCGGTAAACTTGGCGCTGCTCCTCCTCTGAGGGGAAGCGGTCGCGCAACATAAACGGGATTTCGGTACGGTACAGCCCCACCCCCTCTGCACCACGCTCCAAAGACAGCATGGCATCAGCTACAAGGCCCGTATTCACCCACAGTTCGAGTTTGTGCCCGTCCGTCGTCTCGCAAACCTCATCCTTTAGGCTTTCGAGCATTCGCACGACTTGTAAATCTTCGTCGACGATATCTTGATAGTGATGCATCAGGTTTCGCGATGGATCACTAAAAACGCTGCCGTGATAACCATCGACAATCATTTCGCGGCCATCAAGCTTGGTGAACGGTAGGTCAACCGCCCCCATCACTGTGGGTATACCGATAGAGCGCGCCAATATCGCCACGTGGGAGTTGCTAGAGCCGCGCACAGAAACAATGCCGGCCAAGCGCCCTTCAGGTACTTCTGCCAGCATAGATGCCGTAAGCTCTTCGCCGATTAGGATGGTATTTTCGGGGAAAACGCGCTCTTCTTGATTGCTTTGTTGCAGCTCGGCTAAAACGCGGCAACCCAAATCTTGTACGTCGCTGGCGCGCTCTCGCAGGTAGGGGTCACTCATGCTTTGGAAGTTAGTGATGTGCTCTAAGATTACCTCACTCCAAGCGTACTGAGCACTCACCCCCTCGCGAATGCGCTCCATCACCTCCCCCCCCATAGAGGCATCATCGAGCATGCCAACATATGCATCAAATAACTGGCGCTCTTCTTTGTTAACTCGGTTACCCAGCTCATCACCCAGTTTGCGCACGTTTTCGCGTACCCGCGTAAGGGACTCAAGAAAGAAAGTCACCTCAAAGGCTGGGTCTTCACACTTACGATAAGGCACGGCACGCAAGTCCGCCGGTGGCGAAGTCACCACCGCACGACCAATGGCAACACCAGGGGCGCCGGCAATGCCGGAGAATTTTGCTTCCGTGGGTAGGCGGT
Protein-coding regions in this window:
- a CDS encoding dihydrofolate reductase, encoding MVPIALMVAMASNRCIGQNNALPWHLPEDLKHFKKTTTAKPIIMGRKTFESIGRPLPGRKNIVVTRSNSWGAEGVAVATDLNAAIEIAQDAASTMAAQEIVCIGGAQIYQAMLPLVSRMYLTRVDAVLEGDAFFPPYNENDWMCTSKTKYKSDERNPYDYTFECWDKK
- the ptsP gene encoding phosphoenolpyruvate--protein phosphotransferase, encoding MLTSLRSIVQEVNSARDLPAVLSIIVQRVKKTMATEVCSIYLRNRHDKYVLMATEGLNPEAVGHVILSRGHGLVGLVASREEPVNLDQAETHPKYEYFPETGEERYSAFLGVPIIHHRKVMGVLVVQQIKGRTFDEGEEAFLVTMSAQLAGVIAHAEATGALVDIHSDRLPTEAKFSGIAGAPGVAIGRAVVTSPPADLRAVPYRKCEDPAFEVTFFLESLTRVRENVRKLGDELGNRVNKEERQLFDAYVGMLDDASMGGEVMERIREGVSAQYAWSEVILEHITNFQSMSDPYLRERASDVQDLGCRVLAELQQSNQEERVFPENTILIGEELTASMLAEVPEGRLAGIVSVRGSSNSHVAILARSIGIPTVMGAVDLPFTKLDGREMIVDGYHGSVFSDPSRNLMHHYQDIVDEDLQVVRMLESLKDEVCETTDGHKLELWVNTGLVADAMLSLERGAEGVGLYRTEIPFMLRDRFPSEEEQRQVYREQLEAFFPHPVTMRTLDIGGDKALPYFPIEEENPFLGWRGIRVTLDHPEIFLVQVRAMLKASEGLNNLRILLPMISAIPELEIAQMLIVRAYEELMEEGYLIDMPPIGVMIEVPSAVYQAKELAARSDFLSVGSNDLTQYILAVDRNNTRVADLYRSLHPAVLRALKDVVDASHSEGKPVSICGELAGDPTAALLLMAMGFDVLSMSATNLLKVKSVIRSISLTDARELMTTVLALPDTESVYATMEAAFKEAGLSRMLKPAIPVER
- the lgt gene encoding prolipoprotein diacylglyceryl transferase is translated as MLTYPEFDPVAFTVFESLTVFGNTFGPLQVHWYGLMYLFGFAACWALGMYRSRKPHYVVHARQMDDLLFYVAMGVVLGARVGYVIFYQFSEFMADPAMIFRVWDGGMSFHGGLLGVITATLMYCRKVNQNFFDVIDFFAPFVPIALGLGRLGNFIGGELYGRATDLPWAMVFPKDPEQLARHPSQLYQMFFEGAVLFAILFWFSRKPRPRAAVSALFVLLYGCVRFGVEFVRQPDAHITFLLFGWMTRGQILCIPMLLIGGGVFIWAMKRQKYGPGKELDSEQASAEKG
- a CDS encoding thymidylate synthase, which codes for MQQYLELMRHVRDTGVVKSDRTGTGTKSVFGYQMRFDLAKGFPLVTTKKCHLRSIIHELLWFLRGDTNIAYLKENGVRIWDEWADESGNLGPVYGAQWRSWPTIDGGAIDQIAQVIEQIKTKPDSRRLIVSAWNPTFLPDEGQKPSENAAEGKMALPPCHTLFQFYVLDGKLSCQLYQRSADILLGVPFNIASYALLTMMVAQVTNLVVGDFVHTFGDAHLYLNHLEQVDLQLSREPFALPNMKINPDVRDIFAFKFEDFELQNYECHPAISAPIAV